Genomic DNA from Danio rerio strain Tuebingen ecotype United States chromosome 22, GRCz12tu, whole genome shotgun sequence:
GTAAGTTCACTGATAGTCGTCATCATGACCATTATCATCATTTCTCTGCTCCTGCTGGTTTCTCTGGTGCCACACCTGACCTTCACTGGTGAGACTGACTATACAACACGAtttacagatttaaaaataaGAGCATTTTAAAATTGACAAGTGTTGAGTACTTTGACCAACAACACCATTTCTTTCAGCTCATGTGAGTATAGTAGATGGCCAGGAGGCAAAACCTCACTCCAGACCTTACATGGTTTCTGTTCAACTGTTCGGTCAAAATATCTGTGCCGGATTCCTCATTTCGGACCGGTTTGTCTTGACGGCTGCACAGTGCTGGCACCAGTAAGAGTTTTGTTTCTTGTACATTTTTGACGAAAGACTCTTGAATGACATATTACACATTTCCAATACACTTTTTCAACAGCAATCGAAAGGCTTTGACGGTTGTGGTCGGTGCCCATGATTTGAGAAAATGTCAACATTCCAAGCACTTTAAAGTGATGTGCCACATTACGCATCCAGAGTTTAATTCTAAAACTTTTGAGAATGACATCATGCTTTTAAAGGTACAAACCTGTATAACCTTTGTTCAAAATAATATCTGATGAGGAAACTGTgatacaaatttttaaatttgtgttttaacttctgagtttttttttattcaccctGGCCTTTGGGGCTAAAACAGCAGTATAATCAGTTTAATCTAATcttttttattgctaataaatgtgtttttaaattacaGCTAAAGAGAAAAGTCCCACTGAACAACAAGATAAGACCAATATCATTACCAAAGAATGGAGAACGTTTTAAAGCAGATACTCTCTGTAGTGTTGCTGGTTGGGGAAGACTGTGGACTGATGGCCCAGTGAGTGACCTTCTATTGGAGGCAAAGACAGCTATAGTGAATGATGCAGAGTGTAAACTCAGATGGGGATATCATTATGTGCCCTCGATGATGATCTGTGCTTTTGGTCATGGTGGATCCTGCAATGTACGTATACAAAAAAAGTTTATGAAAATGTATCATAATGTATGAACATGTTTCACTAGTGACATGATGATCTGTGTTGCTTAACAGGGTGACGGAGGAGGTCCTTTGGTTTGTGGAAACACTGCTGTTGGAATCACAATTTTTAGAGACCGTTATCTCTGTAATTCACGTTTGCTTCCTAATGTGTATACCAAGATTTCTGCATATGTTCCATGGATCCGCAGCATAATTGGAAATGTCTAgcgaaaataaaaacaaatgaaatgtttttCTTGAATTCTTCTATGAATTCTTCAATAAAAGTATCATATGGCAAGCATCAATCAGTTGAACTGTCCTCTTTGTCACAACCATTTATGATAACAATTTAGATTGGGGTGCATGTTTAAAGTCAGTTCACACCAGTTCACAGTACTTGATCGTAATATCGACAACTGCTTAAATTAGCATTATCTGAGCATAGTCTACATAAGGGGGGACAGGGGGGGGTCTTCAAAACTACTGCTTAAACATTTATCAgactactgaaaaaaattatgaaaattgtgaaaCTCTTAGATATGCACATTTCACCATAGAGATGAACTACTAGAGATATCCCTAGAAATGTTCCAGTTTTTAAGCCTGCTCAAACAACACAAAAAGCCAGCTTAACTACAGTGTTGCTACTTTTTACCAGAGTAAACATGTTATAGCTGCATTTTTTAACGTTCAGGAAACTTTGTTACCTATCATTTCCAGAAAGCAAAATACTGTACTGAGATTGTGATAACACCTTTAATTTCATGCAGCTAACACTTAAATGGACTGAAAGAAACAAAACATAGGCATGCTCACAACAAGTATGATAACTACAGTGATAACAATCATGATATAGCATTTTAAATCATTCTAAATTCAGATTAGCAAGATTGAGTCTACACTCTACAGAATGGTATTTGGTAAAACATCTATGGTAAATCCATATCATTAACCAAAGTATAGCAAAAATGTTTACTAGACCTTTGTTTAACCCTCATGTCTTGTTCACATCCCGCCCCTTACTTcagtgttcccggtcaaaattgactggtctgttttaactgctcttaaattaacacaaaaacaattttttcatccccaaatttttattcaacattctttagcaGTGAACAATGCCTTAAAGTagtgtttaaaattaatttatagaaTCCGACATAAAATAAttgcagctaaaaaaaaaataggcattgaaaatgtattacaaaatgaacaatatatgaaagaaatcaaaatactttgttttgttactaatagacagctcgctaaaataactatcacagggtctgaccaaagaaCCTGACATTTTAATCCATTTGAATGATTGAccaaccagcaaagcacaaacaaaaggGTATACTTTCCTGTGCATTGAGTGCTCAAATTTTTTTATTCAGTCCTTTAATTGGACTATATTAGTATAGTGATGTAGGGAATAGTGATTGAGGGTATAGATGGTGAGCATGGGCAAAGAACTAGCACTGgttatactttggtcatttttgagtgagatgatAACGGTAAAGATGAaaatcgtacaaattagccacttaactgacaaaacgtaaaaatagttatttccttgtgagatcaggctggaggattcGCACAAAAGCGCGGAAAAGAGATGTGTACCTGTAAAAGACATTGTTTAGTCTGAAATATGTGAGTGAGTGAGATCTGGTGAACTCACAATTCAATAAAAGAGGTGATCATTACTTTTAAATGTTCAAGTGCATAGTGGggaggatatcataaggccttgaggcaaaCAGATGTTAAACCCAATATGTATtagtgttttaagttgtaaatggGTCAGTTTTGACACGAACAAGAGAGGAAGgttaaagtaatcaaataaataaatatcgatCTACTCAGTTTCATAGGTGTGCACAAGTGCCCAGTTATTAATGAGTTGATGTATCCTCCTAAAAATACTTGTAGGTTACATCATGAACAAGATGATAGTTGTAAGGCTCTTAATCAGACAGTAACAAACAATCATGCAAAAATTTAAAGGTAAGACAACACCAGTAGCTTGGTCACTAGGCCTGTCATGTTATCTATTGTTTGTTGTACGATAtagtgcaccaaaatatattgcaagaAAAGATATTATAGTCATTTTGAGACCATTTTATTCCACTCATTCCACAATGCCagaatgagaatatatatatatatatatatatatatatatatatatatatatatatatatatatatatatatatatatatatataacatacataacaacaacacataatatttaattcctaagaatatttaattcaattatagtcattttaacaatataataattaagtgttggcatcagaatgggaaaacgcatatcctaaataaataaataataatacaaatgcaaaaataataacaaaaatgcaacgtaaaaagtaacagaggctgcaatatctgctaccagatctatttttagTTGTCAGGCACCatcatgaaaatatactatagtaatttatagtaaatactatagtgtttttttaacatACTGACACCTccgatagagatgttgcacaatcagctaaaatgttgctagtactgttttttatgtatgggcgatatacattgcatcaccaaaaatgattaagGTCATGTCCGTGTGATGAGCAataagttgatatattgattattgtgacagacctATTGGTCACATACTTCAAATGGATTTACATACTTCAACTTCGGGTTTGCCTATATTGCATTATTGCATGTAAGAGTAATGCACAACGTCATCAGTGCTAGCAAAATATGATGTTGGAACACAAGGTTAATCAGAATTGTGCAAGAGAGAGATGGCATTTTGCATTGGCCTATTTTGAAGTGTACTAAATTGCATGGAGATATGTCCATGAAGAAGTAGAAGAACTGTCCTCTTTGACAACCATGACAGTATATCATCTACTGTACGTACAtttctaaagtcatcttaattcAGTTCATTTGTTAATCTTCAAGTCTCAAGGTATTACTCGTACTGTATAAAGAATCTAAAATTGGTACAATTCCCTAAACTATCCACCAGAGGGAAGTATTGTTTGTTCTTCACATATCACTGGTTAGTCAAATGAGTTGTGTGTTGTCAGTTTAGGCCTATCTGCATCGCCAGGCATAATTGACTGTAACAATAACTAAACtctataagtaaaaaataaataaataaataaataaataaatgtttagatcGGTTACTTTTCACATCAAACTTACATTAACagattaaaacaagaaaaatagtTTCTAATTGAGACTAGATGCATAGattgtattataatgttttattaataaaatattgaaacaaTCCTGAAATGTATACAAATAGAAATCCATGTGGTATTTAAAGACTAGACTTATACTTTAATGTATTTGTACTAACATAATTTTATTATTCAACCTAAACTTTATTCAGTTTTTCATACAACACATTAATATAAGCAAAAATAGTAAACATAATTttaggttaataataataaactacacACGGTAAACTtaaaatttgtgtaatttttaaATGCAATGTACAGTAGGTCTGTCACAAAAATCAATATATCGACATATCGCACAAAAtgtggacatgacctcaatcaatTTGGTTGATGCGAATCTAAAATTGGTACAATTTCCTAAACTATCCACTAGAGGGAAGCATTGTTTGTTCTTCACATATTACTGGTTAGTCAATTGAGTtgtgtgtttttacagtgtaggcctaTCTGCATCACCAGGCTTGAGTGACTGTTACAAGAACTAAACtctataagtaaaaataaataaataaataaataaatgtttagattGGTTTAGGCGATTATTGTATCCCCTgtacataaaaaacaaatacataaaaaggaatatctttaaaatgttagctgattgtgcaacatctctatctctactgGATGTGTCAGTGTCCGAATGGTTTAAAAAACATAGTCTACTCTTTACTCTGGATTACTTGGtatatttttaatgtgtgtgcctgacaactgaaaataaatcTGGTAGCAGATtttgcagcctctgttactttttacctttttgttaacatttattaatatttatttaagatttttaagaaAATATTCTCAAGAATAAATTGTGTTGTTTGTAAGTTAGTTCTTGTATTgcgatgatattatattgtcattctggcattatgtaATGAGTGGCATGAAATGAATGTCTTAAAGTAATATTGTTTACCGCAATAAATTTTGGTGCAATGtatcgtacaaccaaaatatatatatatatatatatatatatatatatatatatatatatatatatatatatatatatatatatatatatatatctaaggTCTAATGCAATGTTACATTTATGTTTACTTATAATAAACATTTAGTCAACGCTGTGTGTTATTTCATATAGAATTACTTGGATGACAACAACATGCAACTCACAATCTCTTCATTTTCAaaattaaccattaaaaataataatactcaaGTCCTACCTTTTTGAAGCTGCTTATTGTATCAAAAAACTTTCAAAACAGCCTCCAGATCTCAACATTCTATATCTTGATAAATATTAAGAGACgaaatgtgtgttttttgcgGCTGACATAAATCTTCAAGCAATGTAAAAAGGAGCTATGATTTTGCCTCTGAAAATCGTATGTGATTTTACGTGAAGACGCAAGGATCGGCGCATTTCGCCTACTAGTGGGAGGTGTCAGGTTGCTTTTACATGGGTTGTGCGTCAACCTCCatctctccctcgtgaagcaaatacggaagtaactgaaattgCAATTcctcgaaattccgctagtcctggctctaTAAGAAACAAATTTTCttttgagcccactgttaaagagcccatattatgggtttttgaaaattcctctccatgtagtgtgtaacacagctctaagtaaagtgAAGTATCCatctaaggcttaaatctgttagtgtacagtgtttaaaacggttgattcatctataaaagagtcgactcatagtgcttcaaacgagtcgccttgataccgagtcattaggtgtttcgccatgacatacgaacgaaaccaagttattcacgtgcacgcgcaaacccgggagatttcaaacctga
This window encodes:
- the LOC110439063 gene encoding cathepsin G-like, encoding MTIIIISLLLLVSLVPHLTFTAHVSIVDGQEAKPHSRPYMVSVQLFGQNICAGFLISDRFVLTAAQCWHHNRKALTVVVGAHDLRKCQHSKHFKVMCHITHPEFNSKTFENDIMLLKLKRKVPLNNKIRPISLPKNGERFKADTLCSVAGWGRLWTDGPVSDLLLEAKTAIVNDAECKLRWGYHYVPSMMICAFGHGGSCNGDGGGPLVCGNTAVGITIFRDRYLCNSRLLPNVYTKISAYVPWIRSIIGNV